A DNA window from Onthophagus taurus isolate NC chromosome 1, IU_Otau_3.0, whole genome shotgun sequence contains the following coding sequences:
- the LOC111429492 gene encoding uridine-cytidine kinase-like 1, translating to MASIHFDAPSSASSDSDGGETQADFSEVFPDIEGEEEKSGDFYNTPASPITVPYCPRPPSTGSQKSPRPRRQRTTSINQSYKKTATESIMRTKQHRTIYTAGRPPWYNCAGQQVEPFVIGICGGSASGKTTVAEKIIEYLGIPWVTLLSMDSFYKVLNEKQHDIAHRNEYNFDHPDAFDFDLLIETLQRLKEGRKVEVPIYNFVTHSRETRTKTMYGANVIIFEGILTFYNPSVLAMLDMKVFVDTDADVRLARRLKRDIQQRGRDLEGVLKQYTGMVQPSFNHYIAPLMAHADIIIPRGGENEVAIQLIVQHIHTQLQLRGFKLREELAQTHCNLNLPRPDTVRLLPSTPQIQGLHTFIRNKDTPRDEFIFYSKRLIRLVIEYTLSLMPFSEKIVDTPQGVQYYGKRMASNKICGVSILRAGETMEQAFSDVCKDIRIGKILIQTNFHTGEPELFYLRLPKDIKDYKVILMDATVATGAAAMMAIRVLLDHDVDEANILIVSLLMAESGVHAIAYAFPKVQIVTTAVDPEINDKFYVLPGIGNFGDRYFGTEPSDEC from the exons ATGGCATCGATTCATTTTGACGCCCCGTCCTCTGCAAGTTCCGACAG CGATGGTGGCGAAACTCAAGCCGATTTCTCTGAGGTCTTCCCTGATATTGAGGGTGAGGAGGAAAAAAGTggcgatttttataatacaccGGCTTCTCCCATTACTGTACCATATTGTCCTCGACCGCCTTCAACTG GTTCACAAAAATCTCCTAGACCCAGGCGGCAAAGAACTACTTCTATTAATCAGTCTTATAAGAAAACTGCCACTGAATCAATAATGCGTACAAAACAACATAGGACAATTTATACGGCTGGAAGGCCCCCATGGTACAATTGTGCAGGGCAACAAGTAGAACCCTTTGTGATAG GTATATGTGGAGGCAGCGCTTCTGGAAAAACAACAGTAgcagaaaaaataattgaatatctAGGTATACCTTGGGTGACTTTACTTAGTATGGATTCTTTTTACAAAGTATTAAACGAAAAACAACATGATATAGCCCATCGAAACGAATATAATTTCGATCATCCCGACGCTTTCGATTTTGATTTACTTATAGAAACGTTGCAACGACTGAAAGAAGGGAGGAAAGTTGAAGTTCCCATTTACAACTTTGTTACTCATTCTAGAGAAACTAGAACT aaaactaTGTATGGcgcaaatgtaattattttcgaaggtattttaactttttataatCCTTCTGTTTTGGCAATGCTCGATATGAAGGTGTTTGTTGATACGGATGCTGACGTTCGATTAGCGCGGCGTTTAAAACGCGATATTCAACAGAGAGGACGTGATTTGGAAGgggttttaaaacaatatactgGGATGGTACAACCTTCTTTCAATCATTATATTGCACCCTTAATGGCGCATGCTGATATAATAATACCTCGGGGTGGTGAGAATGAAGTTGCTATTCAATTAATTGTACAACATATTCATACACAATTACAACTG agaGGATTTAAATTGCGTGAAGAATTAGCACAAACTCATTGTAATTTAAACCTACCCCGACCAGATACTGTAAGATTATTACCTTCAACTCCACAAATTCAGGGATTACATACTTTTATACGAAACAAAGATACTCCTCGGGatgagtttattttttatagcaAAAGACTTATTAGGTTGGTTATAGAGTATACGTTATCGTTAATGCCGTTTtcagaaaaaattgttgatacaCCTCAGGGAGTTCAATATTATG GTAAAAGAATGGcctcaaataaaatatgtggCGTTTCAATTTTACGAGCTGGAGAAACTATGGAACAAGCGTTTTCAGATGTTTGTAAAGATATAAGAAtaggaaaaattttaatccaaaCTAATTTTCATACAGGGGAACCAGAG CTATTCTATTTACGACTTCCAAAGGATATTAAAGACtacaaagttattttaatggaCGCAACGGTTGCTACGGGTGCAGCGGCAATGATGGCAATTAGAGTTTTGTTAGATCACGACGTAGACGAAGCAAACATTCTAATCGTTTCACTTTTAATGGCCGAATCAGGAGTTCACGCAATCGCTTACGCCTTTCCGAAAGTCCAAATCGTTACGACGGCTGTTGATCCCGAAATAAACGataagttttatgttttaccTGGAATTGGGAATTTTGGGGATCGGTATTTTGGGACGGAACCGTCTGATGAATGTTAA